A stretch of Colletotrichum lupini chromosome 2, complete sequence DNA encodes these proteins:
- a CDS encoding metalloproteinase, whose protein sequence is MKAATVVSCLAALANGAAVNLGRRAEPLDVKIEQVGNSELNASITNTGSTPLRVLKAGSILDGSPVEKAQFSTSSVDGTGVSKVAFTGVRVYVHDADLPDSAFQTIEAGEVVKVQWDAAQVHDLSSGGDFNISSTGSLRYAEEGSNKIAGQVVFDSGVLQATVDGTQAASVHAAFHESLNAKRVTIQSDCTGTKKTAVTAALSKAKTYATNAQTAANAGTRLQQYFKSTTSSTKSTVAGIFGKAATLLGSTSSGAGLYCTDVGNFCSDGVVAYAQPGSGGYIVVCDYFFQFPASTTSCRATDQPYVLVHESTHLTEVGGTDDVCYGYEGCVDSLSTSQALNNADSFAMYSQGIQTNC, encoded by the exons AACGGCGCTGCCGTCAACCTGGGCAGACGTGCGGAGCCCCTCGATGTGAAGATCGAGCAGGTCGGCAACAGTGAGCTGAATGCTAGCATCACCAACACCGGAAGCACGCCCCTTCGTGTTCTCAAGGCGGGCTCGATCCTCGATGGATCGCCCGTTGAGAAGGCCCAGTTCTCGACGAGCTCGGTCGATGGCACTGGTG TCAGCAAGGTTGCCTTCACTGGCGTGCGAGTCTACGTTCACGATGCCGATCTCCCCGACTCTGCCTTCCAGACCATCGAGGCCGGCGAGGTCGTCAAGGTCCAGTGGGACGCCGCCCAGGTCCACGACCTCAGCAGCGGTGGCGACTTCAACATCTCCAGCACGGGATCCCTCCGCTACGCCGAGGAGGGCAGCAACAAGATTGCCGGCCAGGTCGTCTTTGACTCGGGCGTCCTCCAGGCCACCGTCGACGGCACCCAGGCCGCCTCGGTCCACGCCGCCTTCCACGAGTCCCTGAACGCCAAGCGCGTCACCATCCAGTCCGACTGCACCGGCACCAAGAAGACGGCCGTCACCGCCGCCCTCTCAAAGGCCAAGACCTACGCGACCAACGCCCAGACGGCCGCCAACGCCGGCACCCGCCTGCAGCAGTACTTCAAGTCGACCACGTCGAGCACAAAGTCCACCGTCGCCGGCATCTTTGGCAAGGCTGCCACCCTCCTCGGCAGCACGTCGAGCGGCGCCGGCCTCTACTGCACCGACGTCGGCAACTTCTGCAGCGACGGTGTCGTCGCCTACGCCCAGCCTGGCAGCGGCGGTTACATTGTCGTCTGCGACTACTTCTTCCAGTTCCCCGCCTCCACCACCTCGTGCCGCGCCACCGACCAGCCGTACGTCCTGGTTCACGAGTCCACCCACTTGACTGAGGTTGGCGGCACCGACGACGTCTGCTACGGCTACGAGGGCTGCGTCGACTCCCTCAGCACTTCCCAGGCATTGAACAATGCCGATTCCTTTGCCATGTACTCTCAGGGCATCCAGACCAACTGCTAA